In Leptolyngbya sp. NIES-2104, the genomic window AAAAATCTTCTCTAAAACATGTCGCTTGATTGAAACGGTAGAAGTTCGATGCCCGATCCAAGTTCTGCGGTAAAGAGTACTAATTTTTGAAAAGCCGAGATCGCGAGTACGATCGTAACAAGCAGCGAGCCGTTCTTCGTTGCCAAAAAGCTCTGCACTCGTAAATAAAAAATCGCAGTCAGGATGATTTTTGTAGAATGTCAATGCAGTTTCAATATAAGTTTTTGTATACAAGTCATCCGCATCTAGAAAAAGGAGAATTTCACCTGTTGAGGCATCGAATCCAGCTTGAAATGCAGAAAGTTGCCCCTCGTTTTTATCTTTCAGAATTAGGTGAACTTGATCAGATTTAGCTTTTAGAATTTCAGCAGATTGATCAGAAGAACAATCATCGACAACGATAATTTCATCAGCAGGAATCGTTTGATTGAGTGCGCTATCGATCGCTTCGATCACATAATTTTGATAGTTATAATTATTAATCAAAATCGAGGTTCTCATCGCAGCAACTCCTTGACCCAAGATCGGAGTGACTTCTTAGAAAAATTGCCTTGACGAATATCAGACCGAATATACGATCGTAGAATACTCAATTCAATGTCTCTCTCAGTTAAAACTCCAGCTTCTAGCGCTTCTCTAAAGTATTGAAACCAGAGTTCACCGAATGGATGATTGTGAGCTTTCCAGGGTTGGGTGTAGAGATTTGTATAATGAATCAGTTTTGTTTCAGAATTGCAGAAATCAAACTGATTCCAATTCGGATCAAGTTCAGCGATCGAGAATGAATGATACTGTAGAAATCGAGCATTCATTTGATTGAAATCAGAATAACTGTAGAGGTTTTGATCGATTTCTGCACAGTAATTCTCTAGATCAAATCGACAGCGATCGCAGTCAATCAACATAACACTCAATCCCCAAGCATCGTTCGCTTCTCGCTTTGCAAGAAAATCACTTTCATGCAATTCAGTTTCAAATAATTCCGCAATGTCGGTTAAACAAATCGTATCAGAATCTAGATAAATTGCGCGTCCTTGATGTTTGCAAAGTTGCGGAATTAAATAACGATATAAACTAAACTCGGTTACGTTTTGATATTTAATTTTAAGCGACATTGGAGCTAGAAATGGCTCATCGTCGTTTCGCTCGATCGCATTATGAGTTCCATTCAATACGTAAATATCTAATTCGCGCTGAGTATGTTTTTGCAGCGAGTAAATCAAGACTTTCCGCTCAACTAAGCTGGCTTCTCCTGAACCAATAAAAACGCGAATCGGATGAGTCATACCGAACCTCCGACGATACTCCACGCTTTACGAATTCGATTCGTGTCTAAAACGGCTAATGTGTCTCGTGGTGTTGAAATAAACTGATAGCCAAATTCTTCAAGATATTGGCGGCAAGCTGCTTGGTCTGACTGACTAAGATGTTTATGTTCGTAAAGCACGATCGACGGACTAAACCTTCTAAAATCAATGAGCTTGATAATCTCAAAATCATATCCTTCCGTATCGATATGAATCACATCAATTTCACGAACATCATATTTATAACAAAGCTGTTCAAAGGTTTGGCAAACGACATTGCAAGAGATTAATCTCTCTTGTAAATCAGGAATCCATTGTTCATGTTTTAAGATTGTCGGAAGTGAAAATGACCCAAGCTGGCTATACCATTCAGGCGCATTTTCATCTTGTCTCAAATAGTAGAATTTCTGCGCGTTGCTTTCTTTGGCAATCGCGCTATTCTCCAAAGCAATATTAGGAAAATCTCGAAAATTCTTCTCTAACTTTTCAAACACATATCGAACAGGTTCAACCTTAATTCCTGACCAATTCCATTTCAAAATGAATCCGTAAATTGGATCGCCATTGATCCCATCATTCGAGCCGATTTGAATAAAAGAGGGTTGATGATTGAGCGAATAAGTATAAAAAATGCAATCGATCGGATCTTGAAATGCAAAATATCTTAGAAACGGCGATCGCACAATTTTCCAAGGACACCTTTTTCTCAGAATTTGACGAATTCCCATACGCTACAAACTCCGCCATTCTGCTTTAGTCAGAATCTTACATTTCTTCGGTAGCCCAATCTGCCCCGTTCCGAAAAAATCTCCGCCTTCAACTACGATCGACACTGCATCTTGAATATAATCCAGCACCTCAGATTCTCGATAAGCAAAATAGATGGGCAACCGGTAAGTTCCATTCGCCAAAGGCAAATTGTTCAGCCTACATCGAACAAACCCTGACTCTGAATTCAACACAACATTACTATCAGTGAAATTTGTTCTGAGTAATAAGATTGTTTGCCCTTGATCATCTAAAACCGCAAAACTTACAATCACATTGTCTAACGGTTTTCCTGAATCATTCACATAGCCAAATTCAAAATCATAATTAAATCCAGATTTCAGCGTTTCAACTTCTTTTCCAGCAGTATCTAAGACTCGAAAATTTGAGACTTTCACTCTACCCGATCCCGTCCGATCGCGTCGTTCTAATAACGGAATTTTGCTCATCAACTGATCAGAATGCTTCGAGTAAACCTCGATCGCTTGTTGCACGTTCCCGTTAAACACAACGCTGCCGGACTCTAATACAATTCCTCGATCGCACAATGCGCTAATCGTCTGCATATTGTGACTCACAAACAAAACCGTCCGCCCTTCTTTGCCAACATCCTCCATTTTGTTCAAGCATTTCTTCTGAAACTGCACATCACCGACCGCTAAAACCTCATCCACAATCAAAACCTCCGGCTCTAGATGTGCCGCAACCGCAAACGCCAATCGCACATACATCCCCGACGAATAGCGCTTCACAGGCGTATCAAGAAACCGTTCCACCTCAGCAAACTCAACAATCTCATCAAACTTCCGCGCAATCTCCGATCGACTCATCCCCAAAATCGCACCATTGAGATAGATATTCTCGCGCCCCGACAGTTCCGGATGAAATCCCGTTCCCACTTCCAGCAGACTCGCCACTCGTCCCCAAATTTCGACCCTGCCGCGTGTTGGTTCAGTAATGCGGCTGAGAATTTTTAACAGCGTCGATTTTCCGGCTCCGTTGCGCCCAATAATACCAACTCGTTCGCCTTGATCGATCGTAAAAGACACCCCGTTCAATGCCCAAAACGCCTCCGATCGCATTCTTGGTTTACGCTGAACGATCGATTTCGCGGTATCAACGATCGCATCTCGCAGCGTCACCGTGTTCTGATGCGGCAGACGCGAGACTTGGTAACATTTCCCCAGATTTTCAACGCGCAGCATGGGCATCGATCGCACCTAGATAATATCGGCAAACGTTCTTTCAACGCCACGAAAATAATAAATTCCTGTCCACACAAATAGCAATATGACAATCAACGCTAAAACGAATCCTGGTAAATATAGCGCTTGATCATCATTGAGAATCGCCCAGCGAAACCCGTCGATCACACCCACCATCGGATTTAGCGAATACAATAATCGCCAGCGCTCAGGAATAATATCAATACTATAGCCAACTGGAGAAACGTATTGTCCAAGCTGAATCACAAACGGAATCACTTGAGCAACATCACGAAATTTGACATAAATCGAAGCAAACCACAATCCGAATCCAAACGCGGTTAATGCTGCCATCAACGTGAAAAACGGTAAACTAATGATTCGCCAAGATGGAACATACCGATACCAAATCATCAACGCCAGCAGCAATAGTCCAGATACAAGAAAGTCCACGAAATTTACCACGATCGCGCTGGCAGGAACAATCAGCCGCGGGAAATAGATTTTAGAAATTAAATTGGCATTGTTCACCAGACTGTTACTGGTTTGAGACAGTGAACTCGCGAAGAACTGCCAAGGTAAAAGAGCCGCCAATACCAAAATTGGATAAGGTGCCGTTCCTTGAGTTGGCAAGTTCGCAAGATTGCTAAAAATCACCGTGAACACAATCATTGTTAGAAACGGTCGAATGATTGCCCAAGCGATCCCGATCGCAGTTTGCTTGTACCGCACCAAAATATCGCGCCAGGATAAAAAATAGAACAATTCGCGATATTGCCACAAGTCCCGCCAGTATTGTTGTTCTGTCCGTCCCGCTTCAATCACAAATTTGGGTTTTGGCGATCGCTGCATTCTCGATGCTCCTCAATTTCCTGATCAAACGCTATCGTAAAAGAATGCAGATTCGACGATTTCAACGCTCAATTGGCAGCGTTACTCAATTTTTATCGATTTTTCGCTACTGTGGACGGGCGATCGAGCTTGTTTGGTCAACGAACCGCAGATTAACGATCGTGCTTGCATTGTTCACCTTGATCGGGGGTCTAGTTCCCGCGGCGATCGCGTATGTGGGGAAACTGATTGTCGATGCGGTTGTACTAGCGTCGAGAACAGGACTAGAAAGCGATCGCTGGATGGCACTTACTTATCTAGGGTTTGAAGCGCTCATGGTCGCGATTCAGTCCGGGAGTAAGCAAGGACTTGCACTCGTTCAATCGCTACTCAGAGTGTTGCTCGGTCAGAAAGTCAATGAACTGATTCTTGAAAAAGCACTGACGCTGAATCTGACGCATTTCGAGGATTCAGAGTTCTATGACAAAATGACTCGTGCTAGACGAGAAGCTTCGAGCCGTCCGCTGAGTTTAGTCGGTCGAACCTTCGGCATTGTGCAAGATTCGCTCACGCTGATTACTTACGGCGGATTGTTGGTTCGATTCTCGGTTTGGGCAGTTGTGATGCTGATGATTGCTGCTGTCCCTGCCTTTATTGCAGAAACTCGCTTTGCAGGTGAGGCGTTTCGATTGTTCCGCTGGCGCACCCCTGAAACTCGCGAACAGAACTATCTCGAATGGTTGATCGCAAACGAGTCACCCGCAATGGAAATTCGACTCTATCAGTTGGGCGGATTGTTGCTCGATCGATATCGCACGATCTTCCGCCGCCTGTACTCTGAAGACCGAGATCTCACCGTTCAGCGCGGCATCTGGAGCTATGTGCTTGGACTCGTTAGCTCTGTGGCATTCTATGGTGCGTATGTTTGGATTGTGTGGGAAACGATCGCAGGTCGAATCTCGCTCGGTGAATTGACGATGTATCTAGTCGTTTTTCGTCAAGGACAAGGCGCATTTGCTTCGATTCTCAGTTCGATCGGCGGCATGTACGAAGATTCGCTCTACCTTTCAAATCTCTACGAATTCTTAGGGCAAGAAATTCCGCGATCGCAAGGCAGCGCAACTCGTGGAATAGTTCCCGGTGATGGTTTGCGCTTTGAAGAAGTTACTTTTTACTATCCCGAATCCGACAAACCCGCACTCAATCAAGTCACATTCCATCTGAAGCCTGGGGAAAAATTAGCGATCGTGGGTGAAAACGGTTCCGGTAAAACGACATTGATCAAGCTCCTCACACGACTCTACACCCCCACTTCTGGACGAATTCTACTCGATGGTTTAGACCTTCAAGCCTGGGATATCGGAGCCTTACAGCGGCGAATTGGTGTGATTTTCCAAAACTTCATGCGCTACCAATTTAGCGTGGGGGAAAATGTCGGCGTGGGGGATGTTTTGAACTTAGACGATCGCGATCAATGGGTCATTGCTTCTGATAAAGGTAACGCGCTTTCCTTTATCAAAGACCTTCCAGAAACCTTTGATACGCGCTTAGGGCGATGGTTCAAAACCGGGCGAGAACTCTCTGGAGGACAATGGCAGCGGATTGCCTTATCCCGCGCCTTTATGCGAATTAGTGCAGATATTTTGGTGTTAGATGAACCGACTTCTGCGATGGATGCAGAATCCGAAGTGCAAATCTTCGATCGATTCCGCGAAATGACCCCGGATCAGATGGCGATCTTGATTTCCCACCGCTTTTCAACGGTTCGCATGGCAGATCGAATTCTCGTGATGTCTGCTGGTGGGGTCGTTGAGCAAGGCAGCCATGAACAATTAGTCAAATTGGGAGGACGGTACGCGCATCTATTCTCGATTCAAGCTGCTGGATATCAATAGCTATCGGTACAACCAAACCCGCAGCAATGACAATAACTGCTCTGTATCTACAGGTTTAGTAATATAGTCAGATGCGCCTGCTTCAATACATTTTTCTCGATCGCCCTGCATCGCCTTTGCCGTTAGCGCAATGATCGGCAGCGATCGAAATTGTTGCTGCTGACGAACCGATCGCGTCGTCTCATATCCGTCCATTTCCGGCATCATAATATCCATTAACACCGCATTGATATCTGGGTTCGCTTTCAGTGCTTCAATGCCTTCACGCCCATTCTCAGCGTAAAGAACTTCCATCTGGTGACGCTCCAGTAAGCTGGTTAATGCAAAAATGTTTCGGACATCATCATCGACAATCAGCACTTTCTTATTTGCCAACACCGAATCGACTTGATGTAAGTCTTCGAGAATTTGACGTTTTGGTTTGGGTAAATTGGCTTGAATCCGGTGCAGGAACAATGCAGTTTCATCCAATAAGCGCTCTGGCGATCGTACATCTTTGATAATGATCGTTTCTGCCAAACGCTTTAGTTGAGTTTCTTCGGGTCTTGTGAGTTCTTTTCCGGTGTAAATGATGATCGGAATTTTCGATAAAGCTTCGTCTTGTTTAATCTGCTCGATGAGGTCAAAGCCGCTCATATCCGGCAATCCCAGATCCATCACAACACAATCAATCTGTTGTGACTGTAGAGTCTTTAGAGCATCTTTCGCGGTGTAAGCTGCAATGCTCTTCACATCTCCATTGCCAATCAAATCGATGATGCTTTGAGCTTGCACCTGATCGTCTTCGATCACTAATAAGTTCTTCACTCGTCGATCGATAAACGTCTGAATCTCATCAAACAACTGATTGAGATCATCCGACGACACAGGTTTCTGAAGATATGCGATCGCGCCAAGCTGCAATCCGCGCTGCTTCTGATCATCGCTCGATAAAATATGAACCGGGATATGTCGCAGTTCTGGATCGTGTTTTAAGCGATCGAGGACTGTCCAGCCATCCATATCCGGTAGATGCAAATCGAGCAGAATGGCACGCGGTTTAAACTGTTGAGCTAGTGCAAGCCCGGTTTGACTTCTCAGCGCTGACAACACTTTGAAGCCTTGTTGACGTGCAATATCTGTGAGAATTCTGACGAAGTTCACATCGTCTTCGATGATCAAGAGAACGCGATCGCTCTGATGAATTGAGGCGCGATCGTCTGGAACTTCTGAAGGGAGATTTGGCGGCACCAACGGACGAGGAGCAACGGGAACAGAACTTGTGGTTACAGGTGCAACCGATCCCGGATCTGAAACTGCTATCTGAGGTAGGTAGAGCGTGAATGTACTTCCTTGATCGACTTCGCTACTCACTTGAATCGAGCCACCTAAGCGATGCGCTAATTCTCGACTAATCGACAATCCTAAGCCTGTTCCGCCATATTTTCGGCTAGTGGTACCATCGACTTGCTGAAACGCTTCAAAAATTAACTGCTGCTTTTCTCGCGGAATACCAATTCCCGTATCTTTCACCGCAAAGAAGATTTTTTGATCTGGCGTTGACCCGATTTGAACAGTTACACTGCCTTGCTCAGTGAACTTAAACGCATTCGCTAATAAGTTCTTGAGAATTTGCTGAAGTCGTTTGCTATCGGTCGAAATCACTTCTGGAGTCTGCGGATCACGCTCGATCGAGAAATCCAATCCTTTACCACTTGCAATCTGCCGGAATGAGCGATCGAGATTCATCTGCAAATCCGTCAGATTCAGCGGTTCAACATCAAGCGTAATCGTTCCCGATTCAATCTTGGCAAGATCGAGAATGTCATTGATCAAATTCAGCAAGTCATTACCCGAAGAATAGATCGTTCTACTATATTCGACTTGTTTTTCAGTTAGATTATGCTCGGCATTGTCGCTGAGAATCTTTGCCAGAATCAGCAAACTATTGAGCGGTGTTCTTAATTCGTGCGACATGTTCGCGAGAAACTCAGACTTGTAGCGAGATGAGATTTCTAGCTGTTCGGCTTTCTCTCGCAGTGCCAGCATTGCTTGATCGATTTCATCGTTCTTTTGTTCAACTTCGCGCTTCTGTGCTGCTAATAGTTCAGCTTTTTCTTCAAGCTCTTCATTCAGTTGCTGTAGCTCTTCGTTAGAAACTTTGAGTTCTTCTTGTTGTTCTTGCAAACGCAGTTCTGATTCTTCTAAGGCGCGGGCTTGTTCCTGAAGCTGACGATTACTCTGATGCAGTTCTTCCTGCTGGCTTTGCAGTTCTTCTGCCAGTGATTGGGATTCTTGAAGAAGCTGTTGAGTTTTCGCATCTGCCGCGATCGCTCTTAACACCACCCCGATCGTTTGCGCCAATCGATCGAGCAACGTTATCTGAAGTTCAGTGAATGCCTGAAACGATGCCAGTTCAATCACTGAAACGACATCGTTCTCAAACAATACAGGTAAAACAATCACGTTCAAGGGAGCCGCTTCTCCCAAGCCCGATCGAATCCGAATATAATCGCTTGGAACATGCGTTAAAAGAATGCGTTGTTTTTCTAAAGCACACTGTCCGACCAAGCCTTCACCTAAATGAAACTGATTCGAGAGTTGTTTGCGCTCTTGAAACGCATAGCTACTTAAGAGCTTTAACACCGGAGCCGATTGCTCTGCATCCATCACATAGAATGCACCATACTGTGCACCTACGAGCGGTGCTAAATGCGACAACATCAACCGCGAAACCGTTTCTAAACTGCGCTCTCCCTGAATCAGATGCCCGAATTCGGCTAGATTGGTTTGCAGCCAACTTTGTCGATCGCTCTTTTCCAAGCTCACTCGCAAGTTCTCAACCATCTGATTGAACGATCGCGTTAGAATCCCCACTTCATCTTGGCGATCGAGCGCTGGCAGTTGTGCCGATAAATCTCCATCTGCGATCCGTTCTGCCGTTTGTGACACTCGATCGAGGGGTTTGGAGATGTGACGATTCAGCAGAAATGCCAGCACTGCAAGCACTGCAAATCCTAATGGAATTCCATACAGCAAGCTATTGAGCGTATTTTGTCCAGCGAGACTGGCGGCGTTCGATCGCTGGTCGAGCAAAATTTGTTCCCGCCCTTTCATTTGAGTGATGATGCTTTCAATCTGTTTCATCACTGGAATGGCATTCGGAATCGAGTCGGTACGAATTGATGCTTGAAATCCTTGAGTATCTCTTACTTTTAGCCGCTGTTCCATAATGGACATTCGTTGATCAATCAACGGCTTTAACTGTTCAAGGCTTCGCTGTTGGGCGGGATTATCTGAGGTAAGCTGCCGAACTGAAGCAACTCTCTGATCAAGCACGGATCGAGCCGTATTGTAGGGAGCCAAAGACTGAAGATCGGGTCTTAGAAGATACCCTCGCTGAGCGCTTTCCGCGTCTTTAATTACAGAATAAATTCCGTCTAGCTCATCTAGAACCCGGTAGGTATGTGCGACCGACTCAGAAGTATCAATCAGTTGCCGCGTTCCTCGATATGAAATAAACCCGATCGCTGCGAAAACCGCCAACCCAATCCCAAAGGTCGCACCGATCTTTGTGCCAATTCGTAAGCGTTTCAACATTTCTGATTCATATCGATCGTGCGTCCGATGATGATTGTCTAATGCACAGCAAAATCGATACATCTAGCCACAGACAGAGGGATGAGATTGTCTCATCCCTGAGCCTTTATTCGGGCTTGAATTCAAGCGCGACACCATTCATGCAGTATCTCAATCCAGTCGGGCGAGGACCATCTTCAAAGACATGTCCCAGATGTCCACCACATTTTGCACAATGAACTTCGACCCGCGTCATAAAGAGCGATCGATCGACGTTCGTTTCGATCGCTTCTTCTAATGGCGCATAAAAGCTGGGCCAACCTGTGCCACTGTTGAATTTCGTTTCAGATGAAAACAGAGGCGTTCCACAACCTGCACAGGCGAAGGTTCCTTTACTATATTCCTTGTCGAGTGGACTCGTTCCCGCCCGTTCTGTCCCGTGTTGGCGTAACACTCGAAACTGGTCTGGGTTGAGTGTTTCTTTCCACTCATCTTCGGTTTTATTAATCTCAAACTGATTGTTTTGAGTGTTCATCGTGGCAATATTTTTTCTATTGTTTCTTTCTTAATTTTAACAAATTTCCCCCGAAAGCCAGAAGTAAACCGAAGTCCGATCGCGCTCTTTATGAAGTGATTTATTTCGAGTATCGTTATGTTCAAAAGACTTCTAGGATTGCTCGGTGTGTTGCTGCTCGGTTTTGGGTTGCCTGCAAATGCGGCTCCGTTTGGGGCGGATGAAAATTTTGTCACGGCTGCGATCGATAAAGTGGAAGCAGCGATCGTTCAGGTGAATGTGTCTCGTAATTTGGGCGGAGAAGTACCGGGAGCCTTAAGACCGTTTTTAGGAAATCCTCAAAACGGCGCATCTTCACGAGTGTTACGGGGATTAGGTTCGGGCTTTGTCATTGATCAGAACGGCAAGGTTTTGACCAATTCGCATGTCGTCGATAATGCGGACACCGTGACGGTTTCATTTCAAGATGGACGAGTGTTAGAAGGAAAAGTGTTAGGCAAAGATCCGGTGACAGATGTCGCGGTGATTCAAGTGCAAGCGGATAACTTACCGACTGTGAGGCTGGGAAATTCAGATAATGTGCGTCAGGGACAATGGGCGATCGCGATCGGGAATCCGCTAGGTCTGCAAGAAACGGTGACCGTGGGCGTAATTAGTGGAACTGAGCGATCGAGCGTTGATATTGGGGTGCCTGATAAGCGGGTCGGATTTATTCAAACCGATGCGGCAATCAATCCCGGAAATTCAGGAGGTCCTTTACTGAACGCGAATGGTGACGTGATTGGAATCAATACCGCCATCATTCAAGGAACGCAAGGATTAGGATTTGCAATTCCGATTAATACGGCTCAAAAGGTGGCACAGCAATTAATTGCAACCGGAACCGCAACCCACCCCTATATCGGTGTGCAATTGGTAGCACTCGATCCGAATGTGAAGGATTTTATTAATCGTGCGCCGAATAGCAAGATGAAAGTAGAAGACGATCGCGGAATTTTAGTTGTGGGAGTGGGTCGCGGAACTCCAGCCGCCAAAGCAGGATTGAAAGCCGGAGATGTCATTCAATCGATCGACGATCAGCCGATTCAGAATGTGAAAACGATTCAGCAATTGGTTGATGACGCGGGAGTTGATGGCAGATTGACGATCGAGGTGAAACGCAGCGATCGAACGGTGGCATTAACGATTTCACCGGAACAATTACCTGCGGTTGAAACGCAATAAATCGAATTGCCCGACGATTTCCATCCAACGATTTCGCGTTTACCCAACGCCGTAGAGACGCGAACACGCAGTGCAGCGAAGCTCCTAATCGCGTCTCTACCAGGGTTTTTGTGATCGCCAAATTTCTAATTACCGTAATTCCGCCGCCGCCTGTGCGATCGCGCCTAATTGCAATCCGGGCGGGTAGGCTCCTTCTTCCTTAATTTGTTTGATCGCCGCATCCGAAATTCTCAAATTCATCTTCAGCGCGATCGCTTTTACAATATCGCCCCGATCAATCACACCCGAAACGGCTCCCGCTGGCGATAACACCGTCACCCGCGCCAAACTCTGGTTCTCCAACATCTGGATAATTTCAACGATCGAGGTCGATTCCTGCACCGTTGCAACTTCCGTCAACGGATGCACAATGTCCAGAAGCGTTCTCGTTTCCCATTCGCTCCGCTCGATCCGCTGAAGATCCTCAGCATTCACGACTCCCCGATATCGCCCATTCGATGCCGCATAATAAATCGGGGCGCGAACATCACTAATCAAATAATCATCCGCAAATTTCCGCAGCGGCATTCCCGCATCCAGCACCCGAAAATCACGAGTCATCGCATCTTCAGCCTTCACCTTCAGCATCGCTTCTTGCAGTTCTGTAATGCGATCGTAGGCACTCGCATTCTGCACTACAAACCAACCGATCAACGCTGCCCATAATCCAGTTCCAGCCCCTAAACCGGGCATTCTCACAAGACCAAACACAACCGCTGTACCCCAGACGATCGCGATCGTTCCCAAGAATCGACCGATTTTCGCGGCAGTCCGAATGCCTTTAATCTGGCTACCGGTCAGTTTCCAAACGATCGTTTTCAAGACCTGTCCCCCATCCAGCGGCAAGGCAGGGATCATATTAAACAGCGTCAACAGCAAATTAAGCGCCGCTAAATCTCGCACCATGACACTCAGCGGCATTTCTGTATTCGGAGCGAATACCGTGACCAGAGTCAGCAAAAGAAAGATTGCAAAGCTGACGGCTGGACCTGCGATCGCCACTTGGAACGCTTTGCCGGGAGTTTTCGGCTCTTGAGCGATCGAGGCAATTCCGCCAAAGAAGAACAGTGTAATCGACTGTACTTGAATGCCTTGAAATTTCGCCACCAAACTGTGACCTAATTCATGCAGCAGCACCGAGGCGAATAAAGCCAACGCCATTGCGAATCCTGTGCCCCAAGCTACCGGAGTGCCCCAGTCGGGATAGCGCACTTGCCACCGGAGGGCATTGCCCAAAGTGACAATCACAAGGATAAAAAACCAGGACGGGTCAATCAGCAATGGAATGCCAAAGAGTGACCCAACTCGCCAACCGGATTGCATGAATGGTTATTCCAAAAGCATCTATATCCAGCATAAGAGAAGAAAAGAATGTAGCGCGGGTGAGATAACCCAACCTCGCAAAAGTTTAAATTCAATTCAGCTTTCAGAGACTTTGGACAGTTCATCAGAGCGCGAAGCACTCATCGTCAGCGCATCGCCAGAAACAACGATCGTAGAATGAGGTGCTCTTAAAGACACCAATATACTCTTGACGACAACCGCGATCGGCACCGCAACGACAACCCCCAGCAATCCACCGACCCGCGCCCCCATCAAAATCGAGATGAATACCCAAACTGGATTCAGTCCGGTAAAGCTTCCCAAAACTCTTGGCATAATCAGATTTTCAATAATCTGCTGCACGATCAGCGCCGCAATTAAAACCTCTACACCCAATCCAATATCGCGCAGTGCCACCAGCAACGAAACAACCGCAATTCCAACCGAGCCACCGAATGGAATCAGCGCCATTGTCCCGATCGTCAATCCAAACAGTAATCCAAACGGAACGCGCAACGTGAGAAATATCACAGTCAGCACAAATCCCATCGAAGTCGATGAAATCAACTGACTAAAGAAGAAATTCTGAAAACTCAGGCGCAATGTTTCTGTGAATGAATCTCTGATGCGATCGGGCAACCATTCGACCAAACTTTCCCACAGTCGATCGCAATGCTGGAGTAAATAAAACGTGAGGACTAACGTTAATAGAAAATCAAGCAAACTCGTAACGGTAATGACCGCTAACCCAAGAATATCTCCGGCTAATCGCTGTAATTGAGTCTTGACCGGGGATGTGATTTGATCTGCCAACACATCGAGACTCACTGGAAATCCAGCTTTTTCAATTTGATCATTGAGTAGAATCAATTGTCGCTGTCCCGAATCGATCCAATCTGGCAATCGAATCACGAGTTGCTGAGCTTGCT contains:
- a CDS encoding response regulator, encoding MYRFCCALDNHHRTHDRYESEMLKRLRIGTKIGATFGIGLAVFAAIGFISYRGTRQLIDTSESVAHTYRVLDELDGIYSVIKDAESAQRGYLLRPDLQSLAPYNTARSVLDQRVASVRQLTSDNPAQQRSLEQLKPLIDQRMSIMEQRLKVRDTQGFQASIRTDSIPNAIPVMKQIESIITQMKGREQILLDQRSNAASLAGQNTLNSLLYGIPLGFAVLAVLAFLLNRHISKPLDRVSQTAERIADGDLSAQLPALDRQDEVGILTRSFNQMVENLRVSLEKSDRQSWLQTNLAEFGHLIQGERSLETVSRLMLSHLAPLVGAQYGAFYVMDAEQSAPVLKLLSSYAFQERKQLSNQFHLGEGLVGQCALEKQRILLTHVPSDYIRIRSGLGEAAPLNVIVLPVLFENDVVSVIELASFQAFTELQITLLDRLAQTIGVVLRAIAADAKTQQLLQESQSLAEELQSQQEELHQSNRQLQEQARALEESELRLQEQQEELKVSNEELQQLNEELEEKAELLAAQKREVEQKNDEIDQAMLALREKAEQLEISSRYKSEFLANMSHELRTPLNSLLILAKILSDNAEHNLTEKQVEYSRTIYSSGNDLLNLINDILDLAKIESGTITLDVEPLNLTDLQMNLDRSFRQIASGKGLDFSIERDPQTPEVISTDSKRLQQILKNLLANAFKFTEQGSVTVQIGSTPDQKIFFAVKDTGIGIPREKQQLIFEAFQQVDGTTSRKYGGTGLGLSISRELAHRLGGSIQVSSEVDQGSTFTLYLPQIAVSDPGSVAPVTTSSVPVAPRPLVPPNLPSEVPDDRASIHQSDRVLLIIEDDVNFVRILTDIARQQGFKVLSALRSQTGLALAQQFKPRAILLDLHLPDMDGWTVLDRLKHDPELRHIPVHILSSDDQKQRGLQLGAIAYLQKPVSSDDLNQLFDEIQTFIDRRVKNLLVIEDDQVQAQSIIDLIGNGDVKSIAAYTAKDALKTLQSQQIDCVVMDLGLPDMSGFDLIEQIKQDEALSKIPIIIYTGKELTRPEETQLKRLAETIIIKDVRSPERLLDETALFLHRIQANLPKPKRQILEDLHQVDSVLANKKVLIVDDDVRNIFALTSLLERHQMEVLYAENGREGIEALKANPDINAVLMDIMMPEMDGYETTRSVRQQQQFRSLPIIALTAKAMQGDREKCIEAGASDYITKPVDTEQLLSLLRVWLYR
- the msrB gene encoding peptide-methionine (R)-S-oxide reductase MsrB → MNTQNNQFEINKTEDEWKETLNPDQFRVLRQHGTERAGTSPLDKEYSKGTFACAGCGTPLFSSETKFNSGTGWPSFYAPLEEAIETNVDRSLFMTRVEVHCAKCGGHLGHVFEDGPRPTGLRYCMNGVALEFKPE
- a CDS encoding trypsin-like peptidase domain-containing protein, producing the protein MFKRLLGLLGVLLLGFGLPANAAPFGADENFVTAAIDKVEAAIVQVNVSRNLGGEVPGALRPFLGNPQNGASSRVLRGLGSGFVIDQNGKVLTNSHVVDNADTVTVSFQDGRVLEGKVLGKDPVTDVAVIQVQADNLPTVRLGNSDNVRQGQWAIAIGNPLGLQETVTVGVISGTERSSVDIGVPDKRVGFIQTDAAINPGNSGGPLLNANGDVIGINTAIIQGTQGLGFAIPINTAQKVAQQLIATGTATHPYIGVQLVALDPNVKDFINRAPNSKMKVEDDRGILVVGVGRGTPAAKAGLKAGDVIQSIDDQPIQNVKTIQQLVDDAGVDGRLTIEVKRSDRTVALTISPEQLPAVETQ
- a CDS encoding site-2 protease family protein, translating into MQSGWRVGSLFGIPLLIDPSWFFILVIVTLGNALRWQVRYPDWGTPVAWGTGFAMALALFASVLLHELGHSLVAKFQGIQVQSITLFFFGGIASIAQEPKTPGKAFQVAIAGPAVSFAIFLLLTLVTVFAPNTEMPLSVMVRDLAALNLLLTLFNMIPALPLDGGQVLKTIVWKLTGSQIKGIRTAAKIGRFLGTIAIVWGTAVVFGLVRMPGLGAGTGLWAALIGWFVVQNASAYDRITELQEAMLKVKAEDAMTRDFRVLDAGMPLRKFADDYLISDVRAPIYYAASNGRYRGVVNAEDLQRIERSEWETRTLLDIVHPLTEVATVQESTSIVEIIQMLENQSLARVTVLSPAGAVSGVIDRGDIVKAIALKMNLRISDAAIKQIKEEGAYPPGLQLGAIAQAAAELR